A single genomic interval of Streptomyces showdoensis harbors:
- the mshA gene encoding D-inositol-3-phosphate glycosyltransferase: protein MLSVHTSPLHQPGTGDAGGMNVYMVELSRALAEQGVEVDLFTRCRGEGRPGIEDLAPGVRVRHLHAGPRRPLPKEAMPDLVVPFSLALLKQKRRYDLVHSHYWLSGQAGRIASFGWGIPLVHTAHTLALVKNAHLAEGDTPEPELRIRGERQVVGDADRLIANTADEAEALRSLYGAAAPRTEVVRPGVDLRTFGPGAGRAAARARLGLPADAFIPLYAGRIQPLKGPDVLVRAVAELLRMAPELRPRLLVPVVGGHSGAGREGSMGRLAAELGVADVLQACPPVPQDRLAEWYRAADVLVVPSRSESFGLVALEAQACGTPVLAAAVGGLPTAVWDGVSGMLVRGHDPVEYARRLRWLATHPQARVSMGEAAVRHAQGMSWRTSAARTIDVYEDARAAALGRADRVGQGRRHAPAPTAPLSWRNEKAVAQV from the coding sequence ATGCTCAGCGTCCACACCTCCCCGCTCCACCAGCCCGGAACCGGGGACGCCGGCGGCATGAACGTCTACATGGTCGAACTCTCCCGGGCCCTCGCCGAACAGGGCGTGGAGGTGGACCTGTTCACCCGCTGCCGCGGCGAGGGCCGGCCCGGCATCGAGGACCTCGCGCCCGGCGTCCGGGTCCGCCACCTGCACGCGGGACCGCGCCGGCCGCTGCCCAAGGAGGCCATGCCGGACCTGGTCGTCCCCTTCTCGCTGGCCCTGCTCAAGCAGAAGCGCCGCTACGACCTGGTCCACTCGCACTACTGGCTGTCCGGGCAGGCGGGGCGGATCGCCTCGTTCGGCTGGGGCATACCGCTGGTGCACACCGCGCACACCCTGGCCCTGGTCAAGAACGCCCACCTCGCCGAGGGCGACACCCCCGAGCCCGAGCTGCGGATCCGCGGCGAGCGCCAGGTGGTGGGGGACGCCGACCGGCTGATCGCCAACACCGCCGACGAGGCGGAGGCGCTGCGCTCCCTGTACGGGGCGGCGGCGCCGCGCACCGAGGTGGTGCGGCCGGGCGTGGACCTGCGCACCTTCGGGCCGGGGGCCGGGCGGGCGGCGGCCCGGGCCCGGCTCGGGCTGCCGGCCGACGCCTTCATCCCGCTGTACGCGGGGCGCATCCAGCCGCTGAAGGGGCCCGACGTCCTGGTGCGGGCGGTCGCGGAGCTGCTGCGGATGGCGCCGGAGCTGCGCCCGCGGCTGCTGGTCCCGGTGGTGGGCGGGCACTCGGGGGCGGGCCGGGAGGGCTCGATGGGGCGGCTGGCGGCCGAGCTGGGGGTCGCGGACGTGCTCCAGGCCTGTCCTCCCGTACCGCAGGATCGGCTCGCCGAGTGGTACCGGGCGGCGGACGTGCTCGTGGTGCCCTCGCGCAGCGAGTCCTTCGGGCTGGTGGCGCTGGAGGCGCAGGCCTGCGGGACGCCGGTGCTCGCCGCGGCGGTGGGCGGGCTGCCGACGGCGGTGTGGGACGGGGTGTCGGGGATGCTGGTCCGGGGGCACGACCCGGTGGAGTACGCCCGGCGGCTGCGCTGGCTCGCGACGCACCCGCAGGCGCGGGTGTCGATGGGGGAGGCGGCGGTCCGGCACGCGCAGGGGATGAGCTGGCGCACCTCCGCCGCGCGGACGATCGACGTCTACGAGGACGCCCGGGCGGCCGCGCTGGGCCGGGCGGACCGGGTGGGGCAAGGGCGGCGGCACGCCCCTGCCCCGACGGCCCCTCTCTCCTGGAGGAACGAGAAGGCCGTAGCTCAAGTCTAG
- a CDS encoding class I tRNA ligase family protein — protein MSTPVWITATPPATHGELHIGHLAGPYVAADVLTRYLRAEGEPVRFTTGTADHASSVEVRALRHNRKPEEVAEGYRAAITADWLRSGVEFDHIVRPRKDRGYARWVQELFSRLYAQGVIAPRTRLLPYCEPCERWLYGAHVTGSCPHCGATSDGGMCHECARPNDGGDLISPRCSLCDTPALAKRCRRLYVPLEPFRETLADYWAAAGLPPRLAALCESLVEDGLPDIAVGHPADWGLPVPVEGFPDHRIDGCFEAAAMHLFGYDTKGPLPRRTIHFCGFGHAFCHAVLLPVLLLAQDVKLPQEFNVNESYVVEEGVREGNVWALDLLTEYGSDTLRRHVLQARPTGRRTVFQRDRLAAARMELDENWNSWLARLFASVREECDGLAPQAMPGGTGWEILERRLHRGVDDLREAYGPDAFDPRRAVAVLDEMVRSVADFGYVNAHERCRPSNSCRHLPSLAAQLAVASALSAWSRPVMPEGADRLASALQVAPGRPVDWSALIAPLPGTRLAPPSGPVYGF, from the coding sequence ATGAGCACCCCTGTCTGGATCACCGCGACCCCTCCGGCCACCCATGGCGAACTGCACATCGGACACCTCGCCGGTCCGTACGTCGCGGCCGACGTCCTCACCCGCTACCTGCGGGCCGAGGGCGAACCGGTGCGGTTCACCACCGGTACCGCCGACCACGCCAGCTCGGTGGAGGTCAGAGCGCTGCGGCACAACCGCAAGCCCGAGGAGGTCGCCGAGGGCTACCGCGCGGCGATCACCGCGGACTGGCTGCGCTCCGGTGTCGAGTTCGACCACATCGTCCGGCCCCGCAAGGACCGCGGCTACGCGCGCTGGGTGCAGGAGCTCTTCAGCCGCCTGTACGCGCAGGGCGTCATCGCCCCGCGCACCCGCCTGCTGCCGTACTGCGAGCCCTGCGAGCGCTGGCTGTACGGGGCGCACGTCACCGGCAGCTGCCCGCACTGCGGGGCCACCAGCGACGGCGGCATGTGCCACGAGTGCGCGCGCCCCAACGACGGCGGGGACCTCATCTCGCCGCGCTGCTCGCTGTGCGACACCCCGGCGCTCGCCAAGCGCTGCCGGCGGCTCTACGTGCCCCTGGAGCCGTTCCGCGAGACCCTCGCCGACTACTGGGCGGCGGCCGGCCTGCCGCCGCGGCTCGCGGCGCTGTGCGAGTCGCTGGTGGAGGACGGGCTGCCGGACATCGCGGTCGGCCACCCCGCCGACTGGGGCCTGCCGGTGCCGGTGGAGGGCTTCCCGGACCACCGCATCGACGGCTGCTTCGAGGCCGCCGCGATGCACCTGTTCGGCTACGACACCAAGGGCCCGCTGCCCCGCCGCACCATCCACTTCTGCGGCTTCGGGCACGCCTTCTGCCACGCGGTGCTGCTGCCGGTGCTGCTGCTCGCGCAGGACGTGAAGCTGCCGCAGGAGTTCAACGTCAACGAGTCGTACGTGGTGGAGGAGGGCGTCCGCGAGGGGAACGTGTGGGCGCTGGACCTGCTCACCGAGTACGGCTCCGACACCCTGCGCCGCCATGTCCTGCAGGCCCGCCCGACCGGCCGCCGGACCGTCTTCCAGCGGGACCGGCTCGCCGCCGCCCGCATGGAGCTCGACGAGAACTGGAACAGCTGGCTGGCCCGGCTGTTCGCGTCCGTCCGCGAGGAGTGCGACGGGCTCGCCCCGCAGGCGATGCCCGGCGGCACCGGCTGGGAGATCCTGGAGCGGCGGCTGCACCGGGGCGTGGACGACCTGCGCGAGGCCTACGGTCCCGACGCCTTCGACCCGCGCCGCGCGGTGGCGGTGCTCGACGAGATGGTCCGCTCGGTCGCCGACTTCGGCTACGTCAACGCGCACGAGCGCTGCCGGCCCAGCAACTCCTGCCGCCACCTGCCCTCGCTCGCCGCCCAGTTGGCGGTGGCCTCGGCGCTGTCGGCGTGGTCCCGGCCGGTGATGCCCGAGGGCGCGGACCGGCTGGCGTCGGCGCTCCAGGTGGCGCCGGGCCGCCCGGTCGACTGGTCGGCGCTGATCGCCCCGCTGCCGGGGACGCGGCTCGCGCCGCCCTCCGGTCCGGTCTACGGGTTCTGA
- a CDS encoding SDR family oxidoreductase: MKFENLRVVVTGASRYFGRALAVGFAHLGAEVYVSARTVEAAERTRAEVMGSARDRIHAFGCDLSRPAEIREFAARVGERTDRVDLLVNNGARWLDGMDLEAASDDEIVETIESTAGGTVLMVKHFLPLLRGSLRPDIVNMVAVRDAEGASAATAGAAHEAFWTAKSAQAGFADILSRRLRPSGVRVFSLYPPDFSTSDPRFAEWNGLNPDGIAPDEKLTTQALFECIVYAVEQPRDCFIRSFHFEPR, encoded by the coding sequence ATGAAATTCGAGAATCTGCGTGTCGTCGTGACCGGGGCGTCCCGCTATTTCGGCCGCGCGCTCGCCGTCGGATTCGCCCATCTCGGCGCCGAGGTCTACGTGTCGGCCCGCACCGTCGAGGCCGCCGAGCGCACCCGCGCCGAGGTCATGGGCTCGGCCCGCGACCGCATCCACGCCTTCGGCTGCGACCTGAGCCGCCCGGCCGAGATCCGGGAGTTCGCCGCCCGCGTCGGCGAGCGCACCGACCGGGTCGACCTGCTGGTGAACAACGGGGCCCGCTGGCTGGACGGCATGGACCTGGAGGCGGCCAGCGACGACGAGATCGTCGAGACGATCGAGTCGACGGCCGGCGGCACCGTCCTGATGGTGAAGCACTTCCTGCCGCTGCTGCGCGGCTCGCTGCGCCCCGACATCGTCAACATGGTCGCCGTGCGGGACGCCGAGGGCGCCTCGGCCGCGACCGCGGGCGCCGCGCACGAGGCGTTCTGGACGGCGAAGAGCGCGCAGGCGGGATTCGCCGACATCCTCTCCCGGCGGCTGCGGCCCTCCGGCGTCCGGGTGTTCTCGCTCTACCCGCCGGACTTCTCGACCTCCGACCCGCGATTCGCCGAATGGAACGGCCTGAATCCGGACGGAATAGCGCCCGACGAGAAGCTGACCACGCAGGCGCTCTTCGAATGCATCGTGTACGCCGTCGAGCAGCCCCGTGACTGCTTCATCCGTTCCTTCCACTTCGAACCCCGCTGA
- the asnB gene encoding asparagine synthase (glutamine-hydrolyzing), with amino-acid sequence MCRILGTIAAGAARPDPAELAAVSARQRHGGPDEHHVLSGPGWSLGCDRLAVTDPCGGRQPYRLPHLPGILAVLNGEIYNHTELRRRLAARGHRFPDRCDGTLLPALYAEYGPAFAEHLDGMFAVAILDLRPARAQLVLAVDDMGMKPIHLHHDPTDGSTRFASEIPALLAFEGVRIAPREDALDTVLATRTSFSARTALDGIDVLPPGATALVRPGCAPVVRRRAPHAARPLGDTQDVLRHEVRRLATADVPVCAVTSGGLDSGLVTALAAEHARETDAPPLHTFHLAYRGKWPDSEAAYARSVARRARTVHHEVVVDPDEIPSLLTRTVRHLGQPNADPIALSTYALFRAVRENGFTVALTGDGADELFGGYDRMRAALTAPAGIDWAGAYADALSAAPRLLREHLYTSSYAAFIADHGSAADRIEQELRSADAAGGDRVTALSAFETRWRLPAYHLRRVDHLSMAWAVEARMPFCQPGVVTHARSLPAAARHGKPALYEAGAELLPAAVLNRPKQPFTLPVAAMLAPGGPLLDTVRELLSPARLVLGGKVRADRVQKLLARHLQRPNQHAAMALWGLAVHELWTEVVQGMRIPAGCAA; translated from the coding sequence ATGTGCAGGATCCTCGGCACCATCGCCGCGGGTGCGGCGCGTCCCGACCCCGCCGAGCTCGCGGCGGTCTCGGCCCGGCAGCGGCACGGCGGCCCCGACGAGCACCACGTGCTCAGCGGCCCCGGCTGGTCGCTCGGCTGCGACCGGCTCGCCGTCACCGACCCCTGCGGCGGGCGGCAGCCCTACCGGCTGCCCCACCTGCCCGGCATCCTCGCCGTGCTCAACGGCGAGATCTACAACCACACCGAGCTGCGCCGCCGGCTGGCCGCGCGCGGCCACCGCTTCCCCGACCGCTGCGACGGCACCCTGCTGCCCGCGCTGTACGCCGAGTACGGGCCCGCCTTCGCCGAACACCTCGACGGCATGTTCGCCGTCGCGATCCTCGACCTGCGCCCCGCCCGCGCCCAACTCGTGCTCGCCGTCGACGACATGGGCATGAAGCCGATCCACCTGCACCACGACCCGACCGACGGCTCCACCCGCTTCGCCTCCGAGATCCCCGCCCTGCTCGCCTTCGAGGGCGTGCGGATCGCCCCGCGCGAGGACGCCCTCGACACCGTCCTCGCCACCCGCACCTCCTTCTCCGCGCGCACCGCCCTCGACGGCATCGACGTGCTGCCGCCCGGGGCCACCGCACTCGTCCGGCCCGGCTGCGCGCCCGTCGTGCGCCGCCGTGCCCCGCACGCGGCGCGGCCGCTCGGCGACACCCAGGACGTGCTGCGGCACGAGGTGCGCCGGCTCGCCACCGCGGACGTGCCCGTCTGCGCGGTCACCAGCGGCGGGCTCGACTCGGGGCTGGTCACCGCGCTCGCCGCCGAGCACGCGCGCGAGACGGACGCGCCGCCGCTGCACACCTTCCACCTCGCCTACCGGGGCAAGTGGCCCGACTCCGAGGCCGCGTACGCCCGTTCCGTCGCCCGGCGGGCCCGGACCGTGCACCACGAGGTCGTCGTCGATCCCGACGAGATCCCCTCGCTGCTCACCCGCACCGTCCGCCACCTCGGGCAGCCCAACGCCGACCCGATCGCGCTCTCCACGTACGCGCTGTTCCGGGCCGTGCGCGAGAACGGCTTCACCGTGGCGCTCACCGGGGACGGCGCCGACGAGCTCTTCGGCGGGTACGACCGGATGCGGGCCGCGCTCACCGCGCCGGCCGGCATCGACTGGGCCGGCGCCTACGCCGACGCGCTCTCGGCCGCGCCGCGGCTGCTGCGGGAGCACCTGTACACCTCCTCGTACGCCGCCTTCATCGCCGACCACGGCTCGGCCGCCGACCGCATCGAGCAGGAGCTGCGCTCGGCCGACGCGGCCGGGGGCGACCGGGTGACCGCGCTCAGCGCCTTCGAGACGCGGTGGCGGCTGCCCGCGTACCACCTGCGGCGGGTCGACCACCTGTCGATGGCGTGGGCGGTGGAGGCGCGCATGCCGTTCTGCCAGCCCGGGGTCGTGACGCACGCCCGCTCCCTGCCGGCCGCCGCGCGGCACGGGAAGCCCGCGCTGTACGAGGCGGGGGCGGAGCTGCTGCCCGCGGCGGTCCTCAACCGGCCCAAGCAGCCGTTCACGCTGCCCGTCGCCGCCATGCTCGCCCCCGGCGGGCCGCTCCTCGACACCGTCCGCGAACTCCTGTCCCCGGCCCGCCTGGTCCTCGGCGGCAAGGTCCGCGCCGACCGCGTCCAGAAGCTGCTCGCGCGGCATCTGCAACGGCCCAACCAGCACGCGGCGATGGCGCTTTGGGGGCTGGCCGTGCACGAGCTGTGGACGGAGGTCGTCCAGGGCATGCGAATCCCGGCCGGCTGTGCGGCCTGA
- a CDS encoding PIG-L deacetylase family protein → MEDFATTDPTVRSAPESLLVVAAHPDDIEFCVSGTVMQWIERGTRVTYCIVTDGGAGGYDEALPRQAMADLRRAEQVHSAKLSGVADVRFLGYPDSFVEASVDLRRDLCRVIREVRPQRAIIPSPEINWARVADLHPDHRAVGDACLRAIYPEARNPFAHPQLLKQEGLEPWTVHELWLMTGPTPNQYVDVTPVFDRKVEALRIHTSQTAHFDDLAGLLRDWLSEHATAGGLPAGRMAEAFQIVHID, encoded by the coding sequence ATGGAGGACTTCGCGACGACCGACCCGACCGTCCGCAGCGCACCGGAATCACTGCTGGTGGTGGCGGCGCACCCGGACGACATCGAGTTCTGCGTCAGCGGCACCGTCATGCAGTGGATCGAACGCGGCACCCGCGTCACCTACTGCATCGTCACCGACGGCGGCGCGGGCGGTTACGACGAGGCGCTCCCCCGCCAGGCCATGGCGGACCTGCGCCGCGCGGAGCAGGTCCACTCCGCGAAACTCAGCGGCGTCGCCGACGTCCGCTTCCTCGGCTACCCCGACAGCTTCGTCGAGGCCTCCGTCGACCTGCGCCGCGACCTGTGCCGGGTCATCCGCGAGGTGCGCCCGCAGCGCGCCATCATCCCGTCCCCCGAGATCAACTGGGCCCGCGTGGCCGACCTCCACCCCGACCACCGCGCCGTCGGCGACGCCTGTCTGCGCGCGATATACCCCGAGGCCCGCAACCCCTTCGCCCACCCGCAGCTCCTCAAGCAGGAGGGCCTGGAGCCGTGGACGGTCCACGAGCTGTGGCTGATGACGGGGCCGACCCCGAACCAGTACGTCGACGTCACCCCCGTCTTCGACCGCAAGGTCGAGGCCCTGCGCATCCACACCTCCCAGACCGCCCACTTCGACGACCTGGCCGGGCTGCTGCGCGACTGGCTCAGCGAGCACGCGACGGCGGGCGGGCTGCCGGCGGGGCGGATGGCGGAGGCGTTCCAGATCGTGCACATCGACTGA
- a CDS encoding HEAT repeat domain-containing protein: MTQPTPTPASTPASAPTPVSAPASALRALAHADPSVRLRAALAVGSDPAPASVGTLVERCAVEPDFSVREMLTWALTRHAPAATVPPLVDEVRSEHAQARSQALHTLSKIGDRTAWPAITPALLADPDDEVARSAWRAAVVLVPEGEEGALAVGLTTQLGRGPHETRLSLSRALIALGEVMLPALGAATAHPDPGVRAHALATEQLWRDPEAGFASAVEQAKRIVALGGDGREGR, translated from the coding sequence ATGACCCAGCCCACGCCCACGCCCGCATCCACACCCGCATCCGCGCCCACACCCGTATCCGCGCCCGCGTCCGCCCTCCGCGCCCTCGCGCACGCCGACCCGTCGGTCCGGCTCCGCGCGGCCCTCGCGGTCGGCTCGGACCCGGCGCCGGCCTCCGTCGGCACCCTGGTCGAGCGGTGCGCGGTCGAGCCCGACTTCTCCGTGCGCGAGATGCTGACCTGGGCGCTCACCCGCCACGCCCCCGCCGCGACGGTCCCGCCGCTGGTCGACGAGGTCCGCTCGGAGCACGCGCAGGCCCGCAGCCAGGCCCTGCACACCCTCTCCAAGATCGGCGACCGCACGGCCTGGCCGGCGATCACCCCGGCCCTGCTCGCCGACCCCGACGACGAGGTGGCCCGCAGCGCGTGGCGCGCGGCCGTCGTGCTCGTACCGGAAGGTGAGGAGGGCGCGCTCGCCGTAGGGTTGACGACGCAGCTCGGGCGCGGACCGCACGAGACGCGACTGAGCCTCAGCCGGGCGCTGATCGCGCTCGGGGAGGTCATGCTGCCGGCCCTGGGCGCGGCGACGGCCCACCCCGACCCGGGGGTACGGGCCCACGCGCTCGCCACGGAGCAGCTGTGGCGGGACCCGGAGGCCGGGTTCGCGTCCGCGGTCGAGCAGGCGAAGCGGATCGTGGCCCTCGGCGGGGACGGCCGGGAAGGACGGTAG
- a CDS encoding HEAT repeat domain-containing protein — MLIGEVARRSGVSARMLRHYESLGLVRPTGRSGSGYREYSDANIRRVFHIESLRSLGLSLRDVGRALDDPGFAPAELVDDLVRRTRERIAAETELLTRLRRIGAAEPAGWEEVLRITALLQGLGSPSPETRQRAALESAPPGPATPSAEHPSAPPPVPVEALVEAVLGEPDPIVAGALRWALAQTGATAAPLLARGLDSADPEVRVRAVRSLAELPDAGATALLREAHAHPDPAVRGYAALALGVRGVAEAVPTLVGMVVEERNDADAADALGALAADPARAEAITTALVDRLTRTTTTPPTRRRLTQALADIPGPAATRALAELSRDPDRAVALTATYVLGLRAGR, encoded by the coding sequence GTGCTGATCGGCGAGGTCGCTCGACGGTCCGGGGTCAGCGCCCGGATGCTCCGGCACTACGAGTCGCTCGGCCTGGTCCGCCCGACCGGACGCAGCGGCTCGGGCTACCGCGAGTACTCCGACGCGAACATCCGGCGCGTCTTCCACATCGAGAGCCTGCGCTCGCTCGGGCTCTCGCTGCGCGACGTCGGGCGCGCGCTCGACGACCCCGGCTTCGCGCCCGCGGAGCTCGTCGACGACCTCGTACGCCGGACCCGGGAGCGCATCGCGGCGGAGACCGAACTGCTCACCCGGCTGCGGCGGATCGGCGCCGCGGAACCCGCCGGGTGGGAGGAGGTCCTGCGGATCACCGCGCTCCTCCAGGGCCTGGGGTCGCCGAGCCCGGAGACCCGGCAGCGCGCGGCCCTGGAGTCGGCGCCGCCGGGCCCCGCGACCCCGTCCGCCGAGCACCCTTCCGCGCCCCCGCCCGTACCCGTGGAGGCCCTCGTCGAGGCCGTCCTGGGCGAGCCCGACCCGATCGTCGCGGGGGCCCTCCGCTGGGCCCTCGCGCAGACGGGCGCGACGGCGGCCCCCCTGCTCGCGCGGGGCCTGGACTCCGCCGACCCCGAGGTACGGGTCCGGGCGGTCCGTTCCCTCGCCGAGCTCCCGGACGCCGGGGCGACCGCCCTCCTGCGGGAGGCCCACGCCCACCCCGACCCGGCGGTGCGCGGGTACGCGGCCCTCGCGCTCGGGGTACGGGGAGTGGCGGAGGCGGTCCCGACGCTCGTCGGGATGGTCGTCGAGGAGCGCAACGACGCGGACGCCGCGGACGCGCTGGGCGCGCTGGCGGCCGACCCGGCCCGCGCCGAGGCGATCACCACGGCCCTCGTCGACCGCCTCACCCGCACCACGACCACCCCGCCCACCCGCCGGCGCCTCACCCAGGCCCTGGCCGACATCCCGGGCCCGGCGGCGACCCGTGCCCTCGCGGAACTGTCGCGGGACCCGGACCGGGCGGTCGCGCTGACGGCCACGTACGTCCTGGGGCTGCGCGCGGGCCGGTAG
- a CDS encoding DUF4097 family beta strand repeat-containing protein codes for MQNFPATAPITAVLDIPAGRVQLIAADREDATVDIRPANATKSRDVKAAERVQVAFADGVLRVQAPAPENRLFGNSGAVEVTVQLPAGSRVEAKAAAGDLRGVGRLGDVVLETAQGQVKLDEAASARISIQDGDILVGRLSGPAQLRTMRGDIKVAGAVRGAVELRTEKGDIEVSAARGASATLDAGTAYGRVQNALANTVGPDAELTIRATTSYGDITARSI; via the coding sequence ATGCAGAACTTCCCCGCCACCGCCCCGATCACCGCCGTCCTCGACATCCCCGCCGGCCGCGTCCAGCTCATCGCCGCCGACCGCGAGGACGCCACCGTCGACATCCGCCCCGCGAACGCCACCAAGAGCCGTGACGTGAAGGCCGCCGAACGCGTCCAGGTCGCCTTCGCCGACGGCGTCCTGCGGGTCCAGGCCCCCGCGCCGGAGAACAGGCTCTTCGGGAACTCCGGCGCCGTCGAGGTGACCGTCCAGCTCCCGGCCGGCTCCCGCGTCGAGGCCAAGGCCGCCGCCGGCGACCTGCGCGGCGTCGGGCGCCTCGGCGACGTCGTCCTGGAGACCGCCCAGGGCCAGGTCAAGCTCGACGAGGCCGCGAGCGCCCGCATCAGCATCCAGGACGGCGACATCCTGGTCGGCCGCCTGAGCGGCCCCGCGCAGCTCCGCACCATGCGCGGCGACATCAAGGTCGCCGGAGCCGTGCGCGGCGCGGTCGAACTGCGCACCGAGAAGGGCGACATCGAGGTCTCCGCCGCCCGCGGGGCCTCCGCCACCCTCGACGCCGGCACCGCCTACGGCCGCGTCCAGAACGCCCTCGCCAACACCGTCGGCCCCGACGCCGAGCTGACCATCCGCGCCACCACCTCGTACGGCGACATCACCGCCCGCAGCATCTGA
- a CDS encoding SMI1/KNR4 family protein, producing MGLLREHAPADHADLPGPATEQVLAAAEARMGISLHGDLRTWLSQNNPDLPAEEVDDDVMCCGFDGFPDEGSFFLGVRAIERLYANRSTSCGFDPPDQPDHPFWRNEWIPFLSDRDGWSGKFVDVRDGRVGSWFVGEPTVTGEYESMARYFDSVAETLTRIAEGSHPVCRFGEGRLVWS from the coding sequence ATGGGTCTTCTTCGGGAGCACGCGCCGGCCGATCACGCGGATCTGCCGGGGCCCGCCACGGAGCAGGTGCTCGCGGCAGCCGAAGCGCGGATGGGGATCTCCCTGCACGGGGACCTGCGGACGTGGCTGTCGCAGAACAATCCGGATCTGCCGGCGGAGGAGGTCGACGACGACGTGATGTGCTGCGGCTTCGACGGGTTCCCCGACGAGGGAAGCTTCTTCCTGGGTGTCCGGGCGATCGAGAGGCTCTACGCGAATCGCTCCACGTCCTGCGGATTCGACCCTCCGGACCAGCCGGACCATCCGTTCTGGCGCAACGAGTGGATCCCGTTCCTGTCGGACCGGGACGGGTGGAGCGGGAAGTTCGTCGACGTGCGGGACGGGCGCGTCGGCAGCTGGTTCGTGGGTGAGCCCACGGTCACGGGCGAGTACGAGTCGATGGCCCGGTACTTCGACTCCGTGGCGGAGACGCTGACGAGGATCGCCGAGGGAAGCCACCCGGTCTGCCGGTTCGGCGAGGGCCGACTCGTCTGGTCGTGA
- a CDS encoding ATP-binding protein, which translates to MTLPFAVELIAVPKAVPEVRRMVEGDELRLCVSELLTNVIRHVGEGTPVTVRVSATREGRTRLAVTDPDPRVWPVLREAVDGAESGRGLAIVEAVALRWGVEQGPYGKTVWCELSGTGRRDAGTGSPERPSRGRSFGG; encoded by the coding sequence GTGACGCTGCCGTTCGCGGTCGAGCTGATCGCGGTCCCGAAGGCGGTGCCGGAGGTGCGGCGGATGGTGGAGGGGGACGAGCTGCGGCTCTGCGTGAGCGAGTTGCTGACGAACGTCATCCGGCACGTGGGGGAGGGGACCCCGGTCACCGTCCGGGTGTCCGCGACGCGGGAGGGGCGGACGAGGCTCGCGGTGACGGATCCGGATCCGCGGGTCTGGCCGGTGCTGCGGGAGGCCGTCGACGGGGCCGAGTCGGGGCGGGGGCTCGCGATCGTGGAGGCGGTGGCGCTGCGGTGGGGCGTCGAGCAGGGGCCGTACGGGAAGACGGTGTGGTGCGAGCTGTCCGGCACCGGCCGGAGGGATGCCGGGACGGGTTCCCCGGAACGGCCCTCGCGCGGGCGCTCGTTCGGCGGGTGA
- a CDS encoding helix-turn-helix domain-containing protein has product MAARKEIDGSASVPQFYGKELRFKREEAGLTLEGLVEGSFYGVTYLSEIEHGKRRMPRDLAQHVDRVLGTDGFFARRCEDVRKAKQGAHAAYFAAIAEAEKRALVIEEWCNVLIPGLLQTAAYARAVIHATHPRHTSDEVQAKIDARLKRAGLFNEPKRPEYWVILHESLVRNPTISAVEMAEQLDHIAALVRRGLVVLQILPWNAPTRPFMALPFKFMEFDDEPPLMYTEGPYHGQTVDDPSLVRQYRRAYDRLRAAAMPPEASLALLEQAAEDYRHGQQSP; this is encoded by the coding sequence GTGGCTGCGCGCAAGGAGATCGACGGCTCGGCGAGCGTCCCGCAGTTCTACGGGAAGGAGCTCCGCTTCAAGAGGGAGGAGGCGGGCCTGACGCTGGAGGGGTTGGTGGAGGGCAGCTTCTACGGTGTGACGTATCTCAGCGAGATCGAGCACGGGAAGCGGCGGATGCCGCGCGATCTGGCGCAGCACGTGGACCGTGTCCTCGGGACGGATGGGTTCTTCGCGCGGCGGTGCGAGGACGTCCGCAAGGCGAAGCAGGGCGCGCATGCGGCGTACTTCGCGGCGATCGCGGAGGCGGAGAAGCGGGCGCTGGTGATCGAGGAGTGGTGCAACGTCCTCATCCCAGGTCTGCTCCAGACCGCTGCGTACGCGCGCGCCGTCATCCATGCCACGCATCCGCGCCACACCTCGGACGAGGTGCAGGCGAAGATCGATGCCCGACTCAAGCGTGCGGGGCTCTTCAACGAGCCGAAGAGACCCGAGTACTGGGTCATTCTCCATGAGTCACTGGTACGCAACCCCACGATCTCGGCGGTGGAGATGGCCGAGCAACTCGACCACATCGCCGCCCTCGTACGACGCGGCCTCGTCGTTCTGCAGATCCTCCCGTGGAACGCTCCGACGAGACCCTTCATGGCGCTGCCGTTCAAGTTCATGGAGTTCGACGACGAACCACCGCTGATGTACACGGAGGGCCCGTACCACGGTCAGACAGTCGACGATCCGTCCCTCGTGAGGCAGTACCGCAGGGCATACGATCGGCTGAGGGCCGCCGCCATGCCGCCGGAGGCGTCCCTCGCCCTGCTCGAACAAGCGGCTGAGGACTACCGACATGGCCAGCAAAGCCCTTGA